The Watersipora subatra chromosome 1, tzWatSuba1.1, whole genome shotgun sequence genome has a window encoding:
- the LOC137399799 gene encoding rho GTPase-activating protein 21-like isoform X1, translating into MQAEKRQMFASHQKLHSILEHGELALRRPSRYSSMVFVSPNRPTYNLPYTMENDGATTPVDNKTSRKNSTSSVTSEGSAATLALRQATSDNFEQSLKLSLPPSPAVAHDDLGSEEANTIQRLTNHTSSSDCLSDFFHYSATAKITDHFPTKTLTASPKVFNATSERRGSHQHIHSARAPVATIEDPTSPELELDFVDTTNTDVSFEPTSPRNISTSEGETSREDSCHSLDSNTQRAEHTSAERSTNKIRFLPAYREKTVKEMMQDRSPRAVKLPANNKSVYRSPSAKSSSSIMQNYNNTMYPQPGRIYSTPPPQIRAYNNMNRNHRSTIANARVNDGTHPRMPMRAVEPQTYNGMPYSQPRHSSPVNYNSSYGTVRHNTNYGTVRHDPNYGTVRHDPNYGAARQESSSYGTFRRVMPYAQHPSQPMSYRRKATSHSDMRSNSGKMSSDSSSQSQVDGRNIRGANSESEVDRPYTSSSRFSSNTSIPSGPYLASSSMTSLPQYAQLITPSPPTPQRSDSAGNVRRPSGLPLENNLNTRHSYTANSRPQKLSVPTQRVNSCDDVFNDSTVYTRKRGSTTPTSPVSRQPSYLTAMNKPIRPKISRNEENAYSTSAVVLRNNASPPTEEAHQKIQRRTSYIMATLRASPTEELQKTPNQKYRKLKKFFGENTPSIKEGQEKALQPSSQRELFTLPDNLEVQKTGILAVKILAIEGKKSHTRSWRGMGAVLSREMLYLLKDKKENANMLTAPSGSLSIDEKPICIVACYVAIEYAYTKKRHVFKLITSTTSEYLLQAEDERDMIEWIRAIEANRHPDKEKSSSIKSERLTSAELVRRINNHHTKKKRSLGGLSFKSKQQNTSPFRDGSQKGDVKMTKTSSETHKFPFDNSAEQPSGDFGMPIHDCSPSHENEFVPLVVELCTKAIEDRGLDFVGIYRVPGNKAAVEMLKKELNQGIINLENDKWKDVNVLSSLLKTYFRQLPDSLITANKYKSFIETNKITDARTRLVALKQLIKTLPDYNYETLKYLAIHLRKVAEHGEQNKMDTRNIAIVFGPTIVRAGDDMMTFVKDMSAQCCIIESIILYCDWMFSSADENPPAINEEDVSVSAAPISETMNNLSAVDLVAIAGDKSKSKAQLVSALSSAVGKKNKSPHGPVSISSPTTAVLPLNDEQQATGDDHGFKNRDLQQKAAARNQRLQHQKEKELREWHVPHYAAQGTNTPSVKERCSQQLAPHPIDNSTIPRWHSEESVLMEHTQKRTHDQYPYRSNNHSERHVRQLSYGEHESTPPPPIPARGVDSKPPLPPKPMQLYHAKPTCINSPEWEGLPRQLYENYEHLELEKPEHMPPQRTLRIIQSQLKTASLRRRGSLDSMMDTLEPFHAYSSSSSTESQDGSGLLSSLTATFDHKLKLLEEQSFGQSSSSRERTSTSTGPSRHGSSEQSRESLLSILSNKDHMNACESFSSTQDMQSSDRGFDGSTSSVGSVPYRPDAKVGIASRIERKDMKPMGYPPATNTTQTRVVNATGSVISHRDHAHGDPSSDDDDGDMANNNSVNYENKPLIHRHMSDEKKRVRRRHTVGGAPDIELFKDALSQYKAKQNLTLNEASVEPLEETLTAWQRLQPGGNREPLTLRDWLERERFRASSPELEMNNMPNIMHFQRVSQQLSGSLLESNT; encoded by the exons AGCATGGTGAGCTAGCTTTGCGTAGACCTTCTAGATATAGCTCGATGGTATTTGTGAGTCCGAATCGGCCTACATATAACTTGCCATACACGATGGAAAACGATGGTGCGACAACTCCTGTTGACAATAAGACATCACGGAAAAACTCCACAAGCAGCGTGACTTCTGAAGGGTCTGCTGCCACTCTCG CTCTGAGGCAAGCAACGTCAGATAATTTTGAACAAAGCTTGAAACTTTCGCTGCCACCAAGTCCTGCTGTTGCTCATGATGACCTAGGTTCTGAAGAGGCTAATACTATCCAAAGATTAACCAATCATACTTCATCATCTGACTGCTTATCAGACTTTTTCCACTACTCAGCGACTGCTAAAATAACGGACCATTTTCCAACCAAAACTCTGACAGCAAGTCCAAAGGTATTTAATGCAACAAGCGAAAGAAGAGGGAGTCACCAACACATCCACAGTGCAAGAGCTCCTGTTGCTACAATTGAAGACCCCACATCACCAGAGCTAGAGTTGGATTTTGTTGATACTACAAATACTGACGTGAGCTTTGAGCCAACTAGTCCTCGAAACATATCCACATCTGAAGGAGAAACTAGTCGAGAAGATAGTTGCCATTCGCTGGACAGTAACACTCAG AGAGCTGAGCATACAAGCGCTGAGAGAAGCACAAATAAAATTCGATTTCTACCAGCGTATAGAGAAAAAACTGTTAAAGAAATGATGCAAGATCGGTCTCCACGAGCTGTCAAATTACCAGCCAATAACAAATCAGTTTACAGGTCTCCATCAGCTAAAAGTTCTTCATCCATCATGCAAAACTACAACAATACCATGTATCCACAACCTGGTAGAATTTACAGCACTCCACCTCCCCAGATTAGGGCATATAACAATATGAACAGAAATCACCGGTCAACAATAGCGAATGCTCGCGTAAATGATGGCACACACCCACGAATGCCGATGAGAGCGGTCGAACCTCAGACCTATAATGGGATGCCATATTCTCAACCTAGGCATTCATCACCAGTCAATTATAATTCTAGCTATGGGACAGTTAGACATAATACCAACTATGGAACGGTTAGACATGATCCCAACTATGGAACGGTTAGACACGATCCCAACTATGGAGCAGCCCGACAAGAGTCTAGTAGCTATGGAACATTCAGACGAGTTATGCCATATGCGCAACACCCATCACAACCTATGAGCTATAGACGTAAAGCTACCTCTCATAGTGATATGCGAAGTAACAGTGGTAAAATGTCTAGCGATAGCTCTTCACAATCACAAGTTGATGGCAGAAATATTCGAGGTGCTAACAGTGAGTCGGAAGTAGACCGACCGTATACCTCTTCGTCCCGATTTTCTTCAAACACGTCAATACCTTCAGGTCCCTACTTAGCGTCTAGTAGCATGACAAGTCTTCCGCAATATGCCCAGCTAATTACACCATCACCGCCAACTCCTCAGAGATCGGATTCTGCCGGTAATGTCCGTCGCCCTAGCGGCCTACCACTAGAGAACAATCTTAATACAAGACATTCCTATACGGCCAACAGCCGTCCACAGAAGCTCAGTGTTCCGACTCAAAGGGTGAACTCATGTGATGACGTTTTCAATGATTCCACTGTATACACAAGGAAAAGGGGTAGTACAACTCCAACCTCTCCTGTAAGCCGCCAGCCATCCTACCTCACAGCTATGAATAAACCTATCAGACCGA AGATTTCGAGGAATGAGGAGAATGCATATTCTACTTCAGCTGTCGTTTTGAGAAACAACGCATCACCTCCAACGG AAGAAGCTCATCAAAAGATTCAGCGTAGAACATCATATATAATGGCTACATTGAGAGCATCGCCTACTGAGGAGCTCCAGAAAACACC AAATCAAAAATACCGAAAGCTAAAGAAATTTTTTGGAGAAAACACTCCTTCGATAAAGGAAGGCCAAGAGAAAGCCCTTCAGCCTTCGAGCCAACGAGAGCTGTTCACTCTGCCTGACAACCTTGAAGTGCAAAAGACTGGAATATTAGCTGTAAAAATTCTTGCGATCGAAGGCAAGAAATCTCATACTCGATCCTGGAGAGGAATGGGAGCAGTACTGAGCCGAGAAATGCTCTATCTACTAaaagacaaaaaagaaaatgcaAACATG CTGACTGCTCCTTCTGGTTCCCTCAGTATTGATGAGAAACCAATCTGTATTGTGGCTTGCTATGTAGCCATAGAATACGCCTACACCAAAAAACGGCATGTTTTTAAACTCATCACATCAACTACGTCAGAATACCTGCTGCAAGCCGAAGACGAGAGAGACATGATTGAGTGGATCAGAGCCATCGAAGCCAACAGGCACCCAGATAAAGAG AAGTCTTCTTCAATCAAG TCTGAGCGGCTAACTAGTGCTGAGCTGGTGAGACGAATTAATAACCACCACACCAAGAAAAAGAGATCACTTGGAGGCTTGTCATTCAAGTCCAAACAACAAAACACATCTCCATTTAGAG ATGGAAGTCAAAAGGGGGATGTCAAGATGACCAAAACAAGTTCTGAAACACACAAATTCCCGTTTGACAATTCAGCAGAGCAACCATCAGGAGACTTTGGCATGCCTATTCATGATTGCTCCCCATCTCATGAAAATGAGTTTGTGCCCTTAGTAGTCGAACTATGCACAAAAGCTATTGAGGACAGAGGGCTCGACTTTGTGGGCATCTACAGGGTGCCTGGCAACAAAGCAGCAGTAGAAATGCTGAAAAAGGAGCTAAACCAG GGCATAATAAACTTAGAGAACGACAAGTGGAAAGACGTGAACGTCCTCAGCAGCTTGCTAAAAACTTATTTCCGACAGCTTCCAGACTCACTTATCACTGCTAACAAGTACAAAAgttttatagaaacaaataaaataacagATGCCAGAACAAGACTAGTTGCGCTTAAACAGCTGATCAAGACCCTTCCAGATTACAACTATGAGACACTCAAATATCTTGCCATTCATCTTCGCAAAGTGGCGGAGCATGGTGAACAAAACAAg ATGGATACAAGAAATATTGCCATTGTTTTTGGACCAACCATAGTGCGGGCTGGTGATGATATGATGACATTTGTGAAAGATATGTCAGCACAATGCTGTATCATAGAAAGCATTATACTCTATTGTGATTGGATGTTTTCCTCCGCTGATGAAAATCCACCAGCTATCAACGAGGAAGATGTGTCTGTTTCGGCTGCTCCTATAAGCGAGACCATGAACAACTTGAGTGCTGTAGATTTAGTCGCAATTGCTGGTGACA AGTCAAAAAGTAAAGCCCAATTGGTGTCTGCTCTATCCAGTGCCGTAGGCAAGAAAAACAAGTCACCGCATGGTCCAGTATCCATATCATCTCCCACGACAGCTGTTTTACCACTTAATGACGAGCAGCAAGCTACTGGAGATGACCACGGATTTAAAAACCGTGATCTTCAGCAAAAG GCTGCTGCCAGGAATCAACGGCTGCAGCATCAAAAAGAAAAGGAATTGAGAGAATGGCATGTCCCTCATTATGCTGCACAGGGAACAAATACACCATCAGTAAAAGAAAGGTGCAGTCAACAGCTAGCCCCACATCCTATTGATAATTCAACAATTCCACGATGGCATTCCGAAGAATCTGTTCTCATGGAACATACACAAAAGAGAACGCATGACCAGTATCCATATCGCTCGAATAATCATTCGGAGAGGCATGTGAGACAGCTCTCCTATGGGGAACATGAAAGCACACCACCTCCACCAATACCCGCTCGTGGTGTTGACTCTAAACCACCGCTGCCGCCAAAACCTATGCAGTTGTACCACGCAAAACCCACGTGCATCAATTCCCCCGAGTGGGAAGGCCTACCTCGCCAACTATATGAGAATTATGAACATTTAGAATTGGAAAAACCAGAACATATGCCTCCTCAAAGAACTCTGAGAATCATCCAAAGTCAACTAAAAACAGCTAGCTTACGTCGACGTGGCTCTTTAGACTCAATGATGGATACACTGGAGCCATTCCATGCATACTCATCAAGCTCAAGCACAGAGTCACAAGATGGCTCAGGGTTGCTTTCAAGTCTTACCGCTACATTTGatcacaaattaaaacttttagaaGAGCAATCATTTGGACAGAGTAGTAGTAGTCGAGAAAGAACTAGTACTTCAACAGGCCCATCACGTCATGGCTCTTCTGAGCAAAGTCGTGAAAGTTTGCTCAGTATACTCAGTAACAAAGACCACATGAATGCATGTGAGTCGTTTTCATCTACACAGGACATGCAGAGCTCAGATAGAGGTTTTGATGGTTCTACATCAAGTGTTGGCAGTGTTCCATACCGTCCAGATGCAAAAGTAGGCATTGCCTCCAGAATAGAACGCAAGGACATGAAACCAATGGGTTACCCACCAGCGACTAACACAACTCAAACACGGGTTGTTAATGCAACAGGCAGTGTCATATCGCACAGAGATCATGCTCATGGAGATCCCAGCAGTGATGATGATGATGGAGACATGGCAAACAATAATAGTGTGAATTATGAGAATAAACCACTAATACACCGGCATATGAGTGATGAGAAGAAACGGGTTAGGAGACGACACACAGTTGGTGGAGCACCAGACATAGAACTGTTTAAAGATGCACTTTCTCAATATAAAGCCAAACAGAATTTGACGTTGAATGAAGCAAGTGTAGAGCCTCTAGAAGAAACTTTGACAGCTTGGCAAAGATTGCAGCCAGGAGGCAATAGAGAACCATTAACCTTGCGAGACTGGCTTGAGCGAGAACGCTTTAGAGCCAGCTCTCCTGAATTGGAAATGAACAACATGCCAAATATTATGCATTTTCAAAGGGTTAGTCAGCAATTGTCTGGCTCACTTCTGGAGTCCAACACATAG
- the LOC137399799 gene encoding rho GTPase-activating protein 21-like isoform X2 gives MQAEKRQMFASHQKLHSILEHGELALRRPSRYSSMVFVSPNRPTYNLPYTMENDGATTPVDNKTSRKNSTSSVTSEGSAATLALRQATSDNFEQSLKLSLPPSPAVAHDDLGSEEANTIQRLTNHTSSSDCLSDFFHYSATAKITDHFPTKTLTASPKVFNATSERRGSHQHIHSARAPVATIEDPTSPELELDFVDTTNTDVSFEPTSPRNISTSEGETSREDSCHSLDSNTQRAEHTSAERSTNKIRFLPAYREKTVKEMMQDRSPRAVKLPANNKSVYRSPSAKSSSSIMQNYNNTMYPQPGRIYSTPPPQIRAYNNMNRNHRSTIANARVNDGTHPRMPMRAVEPQTYNGMPYSQPRHSSPVNYNSSYGTVRHNTNYGTVRHDPNYGTVRHDPNYGAARQESSSYGTFRRVMPYAQHPSQPMSYRRKATSHSDMRSNSGKMSSDSSSQSQVDGRNIRGANSESEVDRPYTSSSRFSSNTSIPSGPYLASSSMTSLPQYAQLITPSPPTPQRSDSAGNVRRPSGLPLENNLNTRHSYTANSRPQKLSVPTQRVNSCDDVFNDSTVYTRKRGSTTPTSPVSRQPSYLTAMNKPIRPKISRNEENAYSTSAVVLRNNASPPTEEAHQKIQRRTSYIMATLRASPTEELQKTPNQKYRKLKKFFGENTPSIKEGQEKALQPSSQRELFTLPDNLEVQKTGILAVKILAIEGKKSHTRSWRGMGAVLSREMLYLLKDKKENANMLTAPSGSLSIDEKPICIVACYVAIEYAYTKKRHVFKLITSTTSEYLLQAEDERDMIEWIRAIEANRHPDKESERLTSAELVRRINNHHTKKKRSLGGLSFKSKQQNTSPFRDGSQKGDVKMTKTSSETHKFPFDNSAEQPSGDFGMPIHDCSPSHENEFVPLVVELCTKAIEDRGLDFVGIYRVPGNKAAVEMLKKELNQGIINLENDKWKDVNVLSSLLKTYFRQLPDSLITANKYKSFIETNKITDARTRLVALKQLIKTLPDYNYETLKYLAIHLRKVAEHGEQNKMDTRNIAIVFGPTIVRAGDDMMTFVKDMSAQCCIIESIILYCDWMFSSADENPPAINEEDVSVSAAPISETMNNLSAVDLVAIAGDKSKSKAQLVSALSSAVGKKNKSPHGPVSISSPTTAVLPLNDEQQATGDDHGFKNRDLQQKAAARNQRLQHQKEKELREWHVPHYAAQGTNTPSVKERCSQQLAPHPIDNSTIPRWHSEESVLMEHTQKRTHDQYPYRSNNHSERHVRQLSYGEHESTPPPPIPARGVDSKPPLPPKPMQLYHAKPTCINSPEWEGLPRQLYENYEHLELEKPEHMPPQRTLRIIQSQLKTASLRRRGSLDSMMDTLEPFHAYSSSSSTESQDGSGLLSSLTATFDHKLKLLEEQSFGQSSSSRERTSTSTGPSRHGSSEQSRESLLSILSNKDHMNACESFSSTQDMQSSDRGFDGSTSSVGSVPYRPDAKVGIASRIERKDMKPMGYPPATNTTQTRVVNATGSVISHRDHAHGDPSSDDDDGDMANNNSVNYENKPLIHRHMSDEKKRVRRRHTVGGAPDIELFKDALSQYKAKQNLTLNEASVEPLEETLTAWQRLQPGGNREPLTLRDWLERERFRASSPELEMNNMPNIMHFQRVSQQLSGSLLESNT, from the exons AGCATGGTGAGCTAGCTTTGCGTAGACCTTCTAGATATAGCTCGATGGTATTTGTGAGTCCGAATCGGCCTACATATAACTTGCCATACACGATGGAAAACGATGGTGCGACAACTCCTGTTGACAATAAGACATCACGGAAAAACTCCACAAGCAGCGTGACTTCTGAAGGGTCTGCTGCCACTCTCG CTCTGAGGCAAGCAACGTCAGATAATTTTGAACAAAGCTTGAAACTTTCGCTGCCACCAAGTCCTGCTGTTGCTCATGATGACCTAGGTTCTGAAGAGGCTAATACTATCCAAAGATTAACCAATCATACTTCATCATCTGACTGCTTATCAGACTTTTTCCACTACTCAGCGACTGCTAAAATAACGGACCATTTTCCAACCAAAACTCTGACAGCAAGTCCAAAGGTATTTAATGCAACAAGCGAAAGAAGAGGGAGTCACCAACACATCCACAGTGCAAGAGCTCCTGTTGCTACAATTGAAGACCCCACATCACCAGAGCTAGAGTTGGATTTTGTTGATACTACAAATACTGACGTGAGCTTTGAGCCAACTAGTCCTCGAAACATATCCACATCTGAAGGAGAAACTAGTCGAGAAGATAGTTGCCATTCGCTGGACAGTAACACTCAG AGAGCTGAGCATACAAGCGCTGAGAGAAGCACAAATAAAATTCGATTTCTACCAGCGTATAGAGAAAAAACTGTTAAAGAAATGATGCAAGATCGGTCTCCACGAGCTGTCAAATTACCAGCCAATAACAAATCAGTTTACAGGTCTCCATCAGCTAAAAGTTCTTCATCCATCATGCAAAACTACAACAATACCATGTATCCACAACCTGGTAGAATTTACAGCACTCCACCTCCCCAGATTAGGGCATATAACAATATGAACAGAAATCACCGGTCAACAATAGCGAATGCTCGCGTAAATGATGGCACACACCCACGAATGCCGATGAGAGCGGTCGAACCTCAGACCTATAATGGGATGCCATATTCTCAACCTAGGCATTCATCACCAGTCAATTATAATTCTAGCTATGGGACAGTTAGACATAATACCAACTATGGAACGGTTAGACATGATCCCAACTATGGAACGGTTAGACACGATCCCAACTATGGAGCAGCCCGACAAGAGTCTAGTAGCTATGGAACATTCAGACGAGTTATGCCATATGCGCAACACCCATCACAACCTATGAGCTATAGACGTAAAGCTACCTCTCATAGTGATATGCGAAGTAACAGTGGTAAAATGTCTAGCGATAGCTCTTCACAATCACAAGTTGATGGCAGAAATATTCGAGGTGCTAACAGTGAGTCGGAAGTAGACCGACCGTATACCTCTTCGTCCCGATTTTCTTCAAACACGTCAATACCTTCAGGTCCCTACTTAGCGTCTAGTAGCATGACAAGTCTTCCGCAATATGCCCAGCTAATTACACCATCACCGCCAACTCCTCAGAGATCGGATTCTGCCGGTAATGTCCGTCGCCCTAGCGGCCTACCACTAGAGAACAATCTTAATACAAGACATTCCTATACGGCCAACAGCCGTCCACAGAAGCTCAGTGTTCCGACTCAAAGGGTGAACTCATGTGATGACGTTTTCAATGATTCCACTGTATACACAAGGAAAAGGGGTAGTACAACTCCAACCTCTCCTGTAAGCCGCCAGCCATCCTACCTCACAGCTATGAATAAACCTATCAGACCGA AGATTTCGAGGAATGAGGAGAATGCATATTCTACTTCAGCTGTCGTTTTGAGAAACAACGCATCACCTCCAACGG AAGAAGCTCATCAAAAGATTCAGCGTAGAACATCATATATAATGGCTACATTGAGAGCATCGCCTACTGAGGAGCTCCAGAAAACACC AAATCAAAAATACCGAAAGCTAAAGAAATTTTTTGGAGAAAACACTCCTTCGATAAAGGAAGGCCAAGAGAAAGCCCTTCAGCCTTCGAGCCAACGAGAGCTGTTCACTCTGCCTGACAACCTTGAAGTGCAAAAGACTGGAATATTAGCTGTAAAAATTCTTGCGATCGAAGGCAAGAAATCTCATACTCGATCCTGGAGAGGAATGGGAGCAGTACTGAGCCGAGAAATGCTCTATCTACTAaaagacaaaaaagaaaatgcaAACATG CTGACTGCTCCTTCTGGTTCCCTCAGTATTGATGAGAAACCAATCTGTATTGTGGCTTGCTATGTAGCCATAGAATACGCCTACACCAAAAAACGGCATGTTTTTAAACTCATCACATCAACTACGTCAGAATACCTGCTGCAAGCCGAAGACGAGAGAGACATGATTGAGTGGATCAGAGCCATCGAAGCCAACAGGCACCCAGATAAAGAG TCTGAGCGGCTAACTAGTGCTGAGCTGGTGAGACGAATTAATAACCACCACACCAAGAAAAAGAGATCACTTGGAGGCTTGTCATTCAAGTCCAAACAACAAAACACATCTCCATTTAGAG ATGGAAGTCAAAAGGGGGATGTCAAGATGACCAAAACAAGTTCTGAAACACACAAATTCCCGTTTGACAATTCAGCAGAGCAACCATCAGGAGACTTTGGCATGCCTATTCATGATTGCTCCCCATCTCATGAAAATGAGTTTGTGCCCTTAGTAGTCGAACTATGCACAAAAGCTATTGAGGACAGAGGGCTCGACTTTGTGGGCATCTACAGGGTGCCTGGCAACAAAGCAGCAGTAGAAATGCTGAAAAAGGAGCTAAACCAG GGCATAATAAACTTAGAGAACGACAAGTGGAAAGACGTGAACGTCCTCAGCAGCTTGCTAAAAACTTATTTCCGACAGCTTCCAGACTCACTTATCACTGCTAACAAGTACAAAAgttttatagaaacaaataaaataacagATGCCAGAACAAGACTAGTTGCGCTTAAACAGCTGATCAAGACCCTTCCAGATTACAACTATGAGACACTCAAATATCTTGCCATTCATCTTCGCAAAGTGGCGGAGCATGGTGAACAAAACAAg ATGGATACAAGAAATATTGCCATTGTTTTTGGACCAACCATAGTGCGGGCTGGTGATGATATGATGACATTTGTGAAAGATATGTCAGCACAATGCTGTATCATAGAAAGCATTATACTCTATTGTGATTGGATGTTTTCCTCCGCTGATGAAAATCCACCAGCTATCAACGAGGAAGATGTGTCTGTTTCGGCTGCTCCTATAAGCGAGACCATGAACAACTTGAGTGCTGTAGATTTAGTCGCAATTGCTGGTGACA AGTCAAAAAGTAAAGCCCAATTGGTGTCTGCTCTATCCAGTGCCGTAGGCAAGAAAAACAAGTCACCGCATGGTCCAGTATCCATATCATCTCCCACGACAGCTGTTTTACCACTTAATGACGAGCAGCAAGCTACTGGAGATGACCACGGATTTAAAAACCGTGATCTTCAGCAAAAG GCTGCTGCCAGGAATCAACGGCTGCAGCATCAAAAAGAAAAGGAATTGAGAGAATGGCATGTCCCTCATTATGCTGCACAGGGAACAAATACACCATCAGTAAAAGAAAGGTGCAGTCAACAGCTAGCCCCACATCCTATTGATAATTCAACAATTCCACGATGGCATTCCGAAGAATCTGTTCTCATGGAACATACACAAAAGAGAACGCATGACCAGTATCCATATCGCTCGAATAATCATTCGGAGAGGCATGTGAGACAGCTCTCCTATGGGGAACATGAAAGCACACCACCTCCACCAATACCCGCTCGTGGTGTTGACTCTAAACCACCGCTGCCGCCAAAACCTATGCAGTTGTACCACGCAAAACCCACGTGCATCAATTCCCCCGAGTGGGAAGGCCTACCTCGCCAACTATATGAGAATTATGAACATTTAGAATTGGAAAAACCAGAACATATGCCTCCTCAAAGAACTCTGAGAATCATCCAAAGTCAACTAAAAACAGCTAGCTTACGTCGACGTGGCTCTTTAGACTCAATGATGGATACACTGGAGCCATTCCATGCATACTCATCAAGCTCAAGCACAGAGTCACAAGATGGCTCAGGGTTGCTTTCAAGTCTTACCGCTACATTTGatcacaaattaaaacttttagaaGAGCAATCATTTGGACAGAGTAGTAGTAGTCGAGAAAGAACTAGTACTTCAACAGGCCCATCACGTCATGGCTCTTCTGAGCAAAGTCGTGAAAGTTTGCTCAGTATACTCAGTAACAAAGACCACATGAATGCATGTGAGTCGTTTTCATCTACACAGGACATGCAGAGCTCAGATAGAGGTTTTGATGGTTCTACATCAAGTGTTGGCAGTGTTCCATACCGTCCAGATGCAAAAGTAGGCATTGCCTCCAGAATAGAACGCAAGGACATGAAACCAATGGGTTACCCACCAGCGACTAACACAACTCAAACACGGGTTGTTAATGCAACAGGCAGTGTCATATCGCACAGAGATCATGCTCATGGAGATCCCAGCAGTGATGATGATGATGGAGACATGGCAAACAATAATAGTGTGAATTATGAGAATAAACCACTAATACACCGGCATATGAGTGATGAGAAGAAACGGGTTAGGAGACGACACACAGTTGGTGGAGCACCAGACATAGAACTGTTTAAAGATGCACTTTCTCAATATAAAGCCAAACAGAATTTGACGTTGAATGAAGCAAGTGTAGAGCCTCTAGAAGAAACTTTGACAGCTTGGCAAAGATTGCAGCCAGGAGGCAATAGAGAACCATTAACCTTGCGAGACTGGCTTGAGCGAGAACGCTTTAGAGCCAGCTCTCCTGAATTGGAAATGAACAACATGCCAAATATTATGCATTTTCAAAGGGTTAGTCAGCAATTGTCTGGCTCACTTCTGGAGTCCAACACATAG